From a single Fulvivirga ulvae genomic region:
- a CDS encoding sulfite exporter TauE/SafE family protein, whose protein sequence is MTITEIAGYFGAAAIGISLGLIGGGGSILTVPVLVYLMGVEPILATAYSLFIVGFSALIGGINYARKGLVSYKTGIVFTIPAFAAVYLTRLLLVPALPEVWFTSGSFTLTKDTGILLLFAFLMVFASVSMIRKEKIQHGHTDKGEQKFNYPMIIIEGIVVGTLTGLVGAGGGFLIIPALVIFAKLPMKMAVGTSLLIIAVKSLIGFVGDVQADAPINWAFLAIFSLVAIAGIFLGSYLAHSIDGQKLKRGFGWFVLVMGAFMIVKELLF, encoded by the coding sequence ATGACAATAACTGAAATAGCAGGATATTTTGGAGCTGCAGCCATAGGCATTTCCCTTGGACTTATCGGAGGTGGAGGCTCTATACTCACCGTACCCGTGCTTGTGTACCTGATGGGTGTAGAACCCATATTGGCCACGGCATACTCGCTTTTTATAGTGGGCTTCAGTGCCCTGATCGGTGGAATTAATTATGCCAGAAAGGGTCTGGTAAGCTATAAAACCGGCATAGTGTTTACCATTCCGGCATTTGCAGCAGTCTACCTTACACGATTGCTTCTGGTGCCAGCATTGCCCGAAGTATGGTTCACTTCAGGAAGTTTTACCCTGACCAAAGACACCGGCATACTTCTTCTGTTTGCCTTTCTGATGGTGTTTGCTTCTGTATCCATGATCAGGAAGGAGAAAATACAGCATGGGCATACGGATAAAGGCGAACAAAAATTCAACTATCCCATGATCATCATTGAAGGTATTGTGGTGGGCACACTTACAGGACTGGTTGGTGCGGGCGGTGGCTTTCTGATCATCCCGGCATTGGTAATATTCGCCAAATTACCTATGAAAATGGCCGTGGGCACGTCACTGCTAATTATAGCAGTAAAATCTCTCATAGGCTTTGTAGGAGATGTACAGGCAGATGCTCCGATTAACTGGGCATTTCTGGCCATATTCTCCCTGGTGGCCATAGCTGGTATATTTTTAGGATCATACTTGGCCCACTCCATTGATGGGCAAAAGCTAAAAAGGGGGTTTGGATGGTTTGTGCTGGTTATGGGAGCATTTATGATCGTAAAAGAGCTGCTTTTTTGA
- a CDS encoding MBL fold metallo-hydrolase, protein MEVKQIYDKALAHGSYAIESNGQVALVDPGRDPQPYLDFAKERGGKIVAVFETHPHADFASSHLEFQKKHGADIYVNPKVGVAYNHQPMEHNDEVRVGKVTIKALFTPGHSPDHNSYLLIDEKGKESAVFTGDSLFVGDVGRPDLREGAGNIKVSKKELAGMMYDTLNAVFSELEEDVVVYPAHGAGSLCGKNMSDDLYSTIGREKKENWAFKLKEKEHFIDSYLEGQSFIPKYFPYEVELNRKGLEPLEESLNKVPHLSANDTLNEGVIIVDVRGQEKFKAGHLKGAINIPDGSEQDKFETWLGSIIDPNEKFYMVGDTNEELESAIRRAAKIAYETNIKGAALLAHRKLISDEPLNIEDFRQNPDKYTIVDIRNTSEVSEGKYFESAVNIPLSELRERAGEINGNKPVVVHCAGGYRSAAGASILSNALSTQVYDLSEAINNFK, encoded by the coding sequence ATGGAAGTTAAACAAATATATGATAAGGCATTAGCACATGGCTCTTACGCCATTGAAAGTAACGGGCAGGTTGCATTGGTTGATCCTGGTCGCGACCCTCAGCCATACCTTGATTTTGCCAAAGAGCGCGGAGGTAAAATAGTAGCCGTTTTTGAAACTCATCCTCATGCTGATTTTGCCAGCAGTCACCTGGAATTTCAGAAAAAACACGGTGCAGATATCTATGTAAACCCTAAGGTAGGCGTGGCATACAACCACCAACCCATGGAACATAACGATGAGGTGAGGGTTGGAAAGGTGACCATAAAAGCCCTTTTCACCCCAGGGCATTCACCGGATCATAACTCATACCTGCTTATAGACGAAAAAGGTAAAGAAAGCGCTGTATTTACCGGTGACTCTCTGTTTGTAGGCGATGTGGGGCGGCCAGATTTACGGGAAGGTGCAGGCAACATTAAGGTGAGCAAAAAAGAGCTTGCCGGCATGATGTATGATACACTCAACGCTGTTTTTAGCGAGCTTGAGGAAGATGTGGTGGTCTACCCCGCTCACGGAGCAGGATCACTTTGTGGCAAAAACATGAGTGACGACCTCTACAGTACAATTGGACGTGAGAAAAAGGAGAACTGGGCGTTTAAACTAAAAGAAAAGGAGCATTTCATTGACAGCTACCTGGAAGGCCAGTCCTTTATCCCCAAATACTTCCCCTATGAAGTAGAGCTTAACCGGAAAGGGCTAGAACCACTGGAAGAAAGCCTGAATAAGGTACCTCACCTGTCTGCAAATGACACGTTAAACGAAGGAGTGATCATCGTGGATGTGAGAGGTCAGGAAAAGTTTAAAGCAGGCCACCTTAAAGGGGCAATTAACATTCCTGACGGCAGTGAGCAGGATAAATTTGAAACGTGGCTGGGTTCAATTATAGACCCCAATGAAAAATTTTACATGGTGGGCGATACAAATGAGGAGCTGGAATCTGCCATAAGACGTGCTGCAAAGATCGCGTATGAAACTAATATAAAGGGAGCAGCCCTGCTTGCCCATAGAAAACTGATAAGCGACGAACCTCTGAATATTGAGGATTTCAGACAAAATCCTGATAAATATACCATTGTGGATATCAGAAATACATCAGAAGTTTCCGAAGGAAAATATTTTGAAAGTGCAGTCAATATTCCTTTATCTGAACTAAGGGAGCGTGCCGGAGAAATAAACGGCAATAAACCCGTGGTAGTACACTGTGCAGGAGGCTACAGATCGGCAGCCGGGGCAAGTATACTTTCCAATGCACTCAGCACCCAAGTTTATGACCTGAGTGAAGCTATCAATAATTTCAAATAA
- a CDS encoding TraB/GumN family protein, translating into MISNTFRFLFLLVSAFCFSQTHAQHEKYYSLLWRIDGNGLKAPSYLFGTMHVKDARAFNFSDSVLYAIEKTDYFALELQPDSMLNNVFNKYFEDDQTFKHLFDDNEYEKLNERFKEEKGFDLDKLNIKNPILIRALLTPSTSRPDDKQTFVDAYLYGIAKTLQKEVFGLEKVEDQTNIFFGASKEDQKKELIEVLESNTDDYRRSLDYMTDVYSRGNIEEIQRMVERYGIMDSIMVRRNQVMTNSMKRLMHQSPTFAAVGCAHLPGENGVIHMLRKEGYTVSKVDATFTGVADQYKIDPLKMEWFDYKDKDLGYALKMPGTPIPADIFPGLNMMMYPDLISETGFFVMTIDLRGASKTANREEIVDKMVEGFKEKSSFKVSEKKEITKNGMSAIEVVGASDSEHMILHITIKNNIVYCQYVNRKDTEPDRIYVDYFFSSLRTFEPSGLKPVEWQAYSNKHAAFEALFPIPPKETQRTYEENDTKLDLVISTDIRNMSNYMVAYNDYPLGYYLDDKQEVFKSLVEEYNTVGKLLTEPDTIWLQGVEGREYEIMLADKYYTICRVYIRGNRVYKVLHQNLNENERHLPQNNFLDSFSFIPFEDEELEEHTPDGENFRLKIFPQRQVSIDSAVDHTWYTANTTTYTLKDAKTGGVYSLEFSELKDFFKVTHLDSFYTSIIDDNILGWTDSLVSSKDVVLNGAPGKEVVAINKYNHQKTRYRFWLDDKKLFYMAAYVAEEALFNNASNTFFGSYTRPKKLSNFDLYASKADKIIKGLGSSDNTVYQASIGAFNYYEFAREDLPLIYEGLNTTYADDNIEGGARCKLIEELADIGDPVSLKVLKKLYENKTTNDIIKAHILSSAIKFPDDAGLEMFLELFINHTPDQLGKKDWAVFRTFTDSLDLARQHFDKLLDLMDNEEYRSNILSIASQMAESDNPRETAFVKGYLKELTRYSFEDLSTFISTVKADTTDYSYHYDPQITQYLRLANSIENKDFTAKFTGQLLASEITGWMRTRAVTARIFNDIEVDEKLLSELLTSMDTRYAIMESLVKAGKTNKIPKKYRSQHEFAKICFYEFMTYEDEMPDEIELLGHIMVENSKVYVFSFWYDYAKDEKYIGLSGFYPPNSDVLNFEHHLSYTPWETLREDWKVQARLYIEDLKEYGY; encoded by the coding sequence ATGATCTCTAATACTTTCAGATTTCTTTTTCTGCTTGTAAGTGCATTCTGCTTTAGTCAAACCCATGCCCAACACGAGAAATATTACAGCCTACTCTGGCGAATAGATGGCAACGGCCTTAAAGCACCCTCCTACCTTTTCGGCACCATGCATGTTAAAGATGCGCGGGCCTTTAATTTCAGCGACTCAGTGTTATATGCAATTGAAAAAACAGATTATTTCGCCCTGGAACTTCAGCCTGATTCGATGCTCAATAATGTGTTTAATAAATACTTTGAAGATGATCAAACCTTTAAACACCTCTTTGACGATAATGAATATGAAAAGCTCAATGAGCGTTTTAAGGAAGAGAAGGGCTTTGATCTTGATAAGCTTAATATAAAGAACCCGATACTGATCCGTGCATTACTCACCCCTTCCACCTCCCGGCCCGACGACAAACAAACCTTTGTAGATGCCTATCTCTATGGCATTGCCAAGACACTTCAAAAAGAGGTATTTGGGCTCGAAAAAGTCGAAGACCAGACGAATATATTCTTTGGAGCATCAAAGGAAGATCAAAAAAAAGAACTTATTGAGGTGCTCGAATCAAATACCGATGACTACCGTCGCAGCCTCGATTACATGACAGATGTATACAGCCGGGGCAATATTGAAGAAATACAAAGAATGGTGGAGCGCTATGGCATAATGGACTCTATCATGGTCCGTAGAAACCAGGTAATGACCAACAGCATGAAAAGGCTGATGCACCAATCCCCCACCTTTGCGGCTGTAGGATGTGCCCACCTCCCTGGTGAAAATGGAGTTATCCACATGCTTAGAAAAGAAGGCTATACCGTAAGTAAAGTAGATGCAACATTCACCGGCGTGGCTGATCAGTACAAAATAGACCCCCTGAAAATGGAGTGGTTTGATTATAAGGATAAGGATCTAGGCTATGCACTGAAAATGCCGGGGACACCCATTCCTGCTGATATTTTCCCTGGGCTAAACATGATGATGTATCCGGACCTGATCTCAGAAACTGGCTTTTTTGTAATGACTATCGATCTTCGCGGTGCCAGCAAAACTGCAAACCGGGAGGAAATTGTAGATAAAATGGTGGAAGGGTTTAAAGAGAAAAGCAGCTTTAAAGTATCTGAAAAAAAAGAGATCACCAAAAATGGTATGTCAGCCATAGAAGTTGTTGGTGCCAGCGATTCAGAACACATGATTCTTCACATTACTATTAAAAATAATATCGTCTATTGCCAGTATGTAAACAGAAAAGACACCGAACCTGACCGGATCTATGTTGACTATTTTTTCAGCTCTCTGAGAACTTTTGAACCTTCCGGGCTTAAACCAGTGGAGTGGCAAGCCTATAGCAATAAACATGCTGCCTTTGAAGCACTCTTCCCTATCCCTCCCAAAGAGACACAAAGAACTTATGAGGAGAATGATACAAAACTTGACCTGGTCATCTCCACCGATATCAGAAACATGTCAAACTATATGGTGGCGTATAATGATTATCCACTCGGATATTACCTTGATGATAAACAAGAGGTTTTCAAGTCTTTGGTCGAAGAGTATAACACAGTGGGTAAGCTACTGACCGAACCTGACACCATCTGGCTCCAGGGTGTGGAGGGCAGGGAGTACGAAATTATGCTCGCGGATAAGTATTATACCATATGCCGGGTATATATCAGGGGTAACAGGGTGTATAAAGTGTTGCATCAAAACCTGAATGAAAACGAACGACACCTGCCACAAAATAATTTTCTCGACTCGTTCTCCTTCATACCTTTTGAAGATGAAGAACTGGAGGAGCATACCCCTGACGGGGAAAATTTCAGACTTAAAATATTTCCGCAACGTCAAGTCTCCATCGACTCGGCTGTTGACCACACATGGTATACTGCAAACACCACCACATACACCCTTAAAGATGCTAAGACAGGAGGCGTTTACTCATTGGAATTCAGTGAGTTAAAGGATTTTTTTAAAGTTACACATTTAGATAGTTTCTATACCAGCATTATTGATGACAACATACTCGGATGGACGGATTCACTTGTAAGTTCAAAAGATGTGGTCTTAAACGGAGCTCCGGGCAAGGAGGTGGTAGCTATCAATAAGTATAATCATCAGAAAACGCGCTACCGCTTTTGGCTGGATGATAAAAAACTCTTCTATATGGCTGCATATGTTGCTGAAGAGGCTCTTTTCAACAATGCTTCCAATACCTTTTTCGGCTCTTACACAAGACCAAAAAAACTGAGTAATTTTGATTTGTATGCCTCAAAGGCAGATAAAATTATAAAAGGGCTGGGCTCCTCAGACAACACAGTTTACCAGGCATCCATAGGAGCATTTAACTATTACGAGTTTGCCCGGGAAGATCTGCCGCTGATCTATGAGGGGCTGAATACCACATATGCTGATGACAATATTGAAGGCGGTGCCCGCTGTAAACTGATAGAGGAGCTGGCTGATATCGGAGATCCCGTATCACTAAAGGTTTTAAAGAAGCTCTATGAAAACAAAACCACAAACGATATTATAAAGGCTCACATACTGTCAAGTGCCATCAAATTTCCTGACGATGCAGGTTTGGAAATGTTTCTGGAGCTGTTCATCAACCATACTCCGGATCAGTTAGGTAAAAAAGACTGGGCTGTATTCAGGACTTTTACGGATTCACTGGATCTTGCACGCCAACACTTTGACAAGCTGCTTGATTTAATGGATAACGAAGAATATCGCTCTAATATATTGTCCATCGCCTCCCAAATGGCAGAGTCGGATAATCCCAGGGAAACAGCATTTGTTAAAGGCTACCTGAAGGAACTTACCCGGTATTCTTTTGAAGATCTCTCCACTTTTATAAGTACAGTAAAGGCAGATACAACTGATTATAGCTACCACTATGACCCCCAGATCACTCAATACCTGAGATTAGCCAATAGCATTGAAAATAAAGATTTCACGGCGAAATTTACCGGGCAACTTTTGGCAAGTGAAATTACCGGCTGGATGCGGACACGTGCTGTAACGGCCAGAATATTCAATGACATTGAGGTAGATGAAAAGCTGCTTTCGGAGTTACTAACCTCTATGGATACACGGTACGCCATTATGGAAAGCCTTGTAAAAGCAGGCAAAACCAATAAAATTCCGAAGAAATACAGAAGCCAGCATGAGTTTGCCAAAATATGCTTTTACGAGTTTATGACCTATGAAGACGAAATGCCGGACGAGATCGAGCTACTGGGACATATTATGGTGGAAAATTCAAAGGTTTATGTATTCTCGTTTTGGTATGACTACGCCAAAGATGAAAAATACATTGGACTGTCAGGGTTTTACCCCCCGAATAGTGATGTACTGAACTTTGAGCATCACCTCTCCTACACACCATGGGAAACCCTCAGAGAAGACTGGAAAGTGCAAGCAAGGCTTTATATTGAAGATTTAAAAGAATACGGCTATTAA